A single genomic interval of Stieleria maiorica harbors:
- a CDS encoding IS4 family transposase — protein MVSQWVIDELETVDLGDKRRNERLAEVLSAMAGLPSKSIPAAVGAGHNETTAAYRLFDNDAICFEDILAPHIDACYKRLAEQEVVILAHDTTELDLTKPNTQVEGAGPLDGSSRYGELLHPLMAFTPTGTPLGTVAAELWTREEGPSKADDRKKVPIEEKESLRWLENHREAQLIASEHPETQVVCVADSEADIFEVIECNSDSPKNFWWIIRSCYDRSIVDQHGRPSGNLHEKLAASKVRYTKAITIRSHQPKLACDKRARNQPREARQCELEVRATTLTLKNPYRPDRHLRPTKVNAIWAHEIDPPEGDTPISWLLLTNMPISNKEEIELVLSYYCIRWLIEVFFRTLKSGTRIEAKRFEKIERFERCLAVSMILAWRTFYSVRIGRECPDVSCEAVFVADEWQPVYKIVTGEDPPKKPPTLKEIVRMIARLGGYIDRPRHDEPGTDTVMRGMERLYDISSCWRSFGPNATRSGE, from the coding sequence ATGGTGAGCCAATGGGTGATTGACGAATTAGAAACGGTGGATCTTGGCGACAAGAGACGAAATGAACGACTTGCCGAAGTGCTCTCCGCCATGGCTGGTTTGCCGAGCAAGAGCATTCCTGCTGCAGTCGGCGCAGGACACAACGAAACAACGGCAGCCTACCGACTTTTTGATAACGATGCGATCTGCTTTGAGGACATTTTAGCGCCCCATATAGATGCCTGCTATAAGCGTCTTGCTGAGCAAGAAGTTGTCATCTTGGCTCACGATACGACGGAACTGGATTTGACGAAACCTAACACGCAAGTAGAAGGGGCCGGTCCGCTAGATGGCAGTTCACGCTACGGCGAGTTGCTTCACCCGCTGATGGCGTTCACTCCCACCGGCACGCCCTTAGGAACCGTTGCAGCGGAACTTTGGACTCGCGAGGAAGGTCCGTCAAAAGCCGATGATCGAAAGAAAGTGCCGATTGAAGAGAAGGAGTCTCTGCGATGGCTTGAAAACCACCGCGAAGCACAGTTAATCGCTAGCGAGCACCCCGAAACGCAAGTTGTCTGCGTGGCTGACAGCGAAGCGGACATCTTTGAAGTCATCGAGTGTAATTCCGATTCTCCAAAGAACTTTTGGTGGATTATTCGCAGTTGCTATGACCGTTCGATCGTTGATCAGCACGGTCGGCCATCAGGAAATCTGCATGAAAAACTCGCCGCGAGCAAAGTACGCTACACCAAAGCGATAACGATTCGTTCGCACCAACCCAAGTTAGCCTGTGACAAACGAGCACGCAATCAACCGCGAGAGGCACGCCAATGCGAACTCGAGGTGCGTGCAACGACGCTGACACTGAAGAACCCCTATCGGCCCGATCGACACCTACGGCCCACGAAAGTCAACGCGATTTGGGCTCACGAGATCGATCCGCCTGAAGGGGATACGCCTATCAGTTGGCTGTTGCTGACCAATATGCCGATTTCGAACAAGGAAGAGATTGAGCTGGTGTTGTCTTACTACTGCATTCGCTGGTTGATCGAAGTATTCTTCCGAACTCTCAAATCAGGCACTCGCATCGAAGCAAAGCGGTTTGAAAAGATCGAACGATTCGAGCGTTGTCTCGCTGTTTCGATGATCTTGGCGTGGCGAACGTTCTACAGCGTGCGGATCGGTCGCGAATGTCCAGACGTCAGCTGTGAAGCAGTATTCGTAGCCGACGAATGGCAGCCGGTATACAAGATCGTCACCGGGGAAGATCCGCCAAAGAAACCACCGACGTTGAAGGAGATCGTCCGCATGATCGCTCGGCTTGGCGGCTACATCGACCGACCACGACATGACGAGCCTGGCACCGATACGGTCATGCGCGGCATGGAACGACTCTACGACATCAGTAGTTGTTGGCGAAGCTTTGGTCCAAATGCAACCAGATCAGGGGAATGA
- a CDS encoding ABC transporter ATP-binding protein encodes MIHAEAPALEIVNLRKNYRRLEALRGVDFVLQRGERLAFLGPNGAGKTTLIRALAGRTRPTAGTIKVLGHPIHSIGARQALGLVPQDLALYGDLTTRENLFAFGKFHGVPRRELKKRVAWALDWTGLKDRAGDLVAGFSGGMKRRVNLACGVLHRPKIILLDEPTVGVDPQSRQRIFTMLDQLNEEGASILLTTHHLDEAEQRSDRIVILDQGRVIADGTIDELVLSTVGHSRLVKVRIDRPLVAPVTVPGGGSVRSYQVGIAGREMIETRIDDVAVDLAPFLQAVRKDGYMVSDMEVHAPSLHHVFLHLTGNELRD; translated from the coding sequence GTGATCCACGCCGAAGCTCCTGCTTTAGAGATCGTCAATCTGCGCAAGAATTACCGACGTTTAGAGGCGTTGCGCGGTGTCGATTTTGTGCTTCAGCGAGGCGAGCGTCTTGCGTTTCTCGGTCCAAACGGCGCAGGAAAGACGACGCTCATCCGTGCCTTGGCCGGGCGAACGCGGCCGACCGCGGGCACGATCAAGGTGTTGGGGCACCCGATCCATTCGATCGGCGCCCGGCAGGCGCTGGGGCTGGTCCCCCAAGATCTCGCACTCTACGGCGACCTGACGACGCGTGAAAACCTCTTCGCGTTTGGCAAGTTCCATGGCGTGCCACGGCGTGAGCTGAAGAAGCGCGTGGCGTGGGCGCTTGACTGGACGGGATTAAAAGACCGAGCGGGCGACCTGGTGGCGGGGTTCTCCGGGGGGATGAAGCGACGCGTCAATCTGGCTTGTGGAGTCCTGCACCGCCCGAAGATCATTTTGCTGGACGAACCGACCGTCGGCGTGGACCCGCAAAGCCGCCAACGGATCTTTACGATGCTCGATCAGCTGAATGAAGAAGGGGCTTCGATTCTGTTGACGACGCATCATTTAGACGAAGCCGAACAGCGCAGCGACCGGATCGTGATCTTGGATCAAGGCCGCGTGATCGCCGACGGGACCATCGACGAACTGGTGTTGAGCACGGTGGGACACTCGCGATTGGTCAAGGTGCGAATTGATCGACCGCTGGTGGCGCCGGTGACGGTCCCCGGCGGTGGCTCGGTTCGATCTTATCAGGTAGGAATCGCCGGCCGAGAAATGATTGAAACACGGATCGATGATGTGGCGGTTGATTTGGCGCCGTTTCTGCAAGCGGTCCGAAAGGACGGATACATGGTGTCGGATATGGAAGTGCATGCGCCTTCGCTGCACCATGTGTTTCTGCATTTGACCGGCAACGAATTGAGGGATTAA
- a CDS encoding ABC transporter permease, translating to MHISLRRLLHNRVELLLTFVVPIAFFSVFALIFGKGIGSGTTPKVKVVVVDEMQSPVSATIVESLRDSAGLRLMHDEADDQPLTFEQASKMVRHGSVTIAIVLKADQGDAIRAELLADASDQVAGQVVSALVGRELVIAKTRQASRIRQTGGVRQATVRRPPVDASPVQSSAEVASSLSDPAELVQIVDVIGEDKANPVVSMYAAGIAVMFLLFGATGGGGVLLEERENTTLDRLLSTELTMDQLLLGKWFYLTALGFVQVCVMFLWGQFAFGVDLRGHLDGFVMMTLVTSSAAAAFGLFLATLCKTRGQLNGLSVILILTMSALGGSMVPRYVMSERMRELGLWTFNAWALDGYDKVFWRDLPVEALSPQLAVLMIAAVAFLLVARALAIRWEFD from the coding sequence ATGCACATCAGCCTTCGACGGCTGCTGCACAATCGCGTCGAACTGTTGTTGACGTTCGTCGTTCCGATTGCCTTCTTCAGCGTGTTTGCGTTGATCTTTGGAAAAGGAATCGGCAGCGGAACGACGCCGAAGGTCAAGGTGGTGGTGGTCGACGAAATGCAGTCGCCGGTGAGCGCCACGATTGTCGAGTCCTTGCGTGACAGCGCGGGGCTTCGATTGATGCACGACGAAGCAGACGACCAGCCGCTGACGTTCGAGCAGGCATCGAAAATGGTGCGTCATGGCAGCGTGACGATCGCAATCGTGCTGAAGGCCGACCAGGGCGATGCGATCCGAGCCGAGCTGTTGGCCGATGCGTCGGACCAGGTCGCCGGCCAAGTGGTCTCGGCGTTGGTGGGGCGAGAATTGGTGATCGCCAAAACGCGCCAGGCGAGCCGGATACGGCAGACCGGCGGAGTGCGACAGGCGACCGTCCGGCGTCCTCCCGTCGACGCATCGCCGGTTCAGTCCAGCGCTGAGGTTGCATCAAGCCTTTCGGATCCGGCCGAATTGGTGCAGATCGTTGACGTGATCGGAGAGGACAAGGCCAACCCGGTGGTCAGCATGTATGCCGCCGGCATCGCGGTCATGTTTTTATTGTTTGGTGCCACCGGGGGCGGCGGCGTGTTGTTGGAAGAACGTGAGAACACGACGCTGGATCGGTTGTTGTCGACCGAGTTGACGATGGACCAACTGTTGCTCGGCAAGTGGTTCTACCTGACGGCACTCGGGTTCGTGCAGGTCTGCGTGATGTTCCTGTGGGGGCAATTTGCATTCGGCGTCGATTTGCGGGGGCACTTGGACGGTTTCGTCATGATGACGTTGGTGACCAGTTCCGCCGCGGCGGCGTTTGGACTGTTCCTCGCCACGCTGTGCAAGACGCGGGGCCAGCTGAACGGTCTGTCCGTGATCTTGATATTGACGATGAGCGCCCTCGGTGGGTCGATGGTGCCCCGGTATGTGATGAGCGAGCGGATGAGAGAATTGGGGCTGTGGACGTTTAACGCGTGGGCGCTGGATGGGTACGACAAGGTTTTTTGGCGGGATCTTCCCGTCGAGGCGTTGTCGCCGCAGCTAGCCGTGTTGATGATTGCCGCGGTAGCGTTTCTACTTGTCGCTCGGGCGCTGGCGATTCGATGGGAATTTGATTGA
- a CDS encoding NAD(P)-dependent oxidoreductase — MTAIEPGKTRIGWIGTGVMGHSMCGHLIDAGYQATVYNRSAEKAQGLLDKGATLVDSPQAVAENSDVVFTIVGFPSDVREVMLGDRGVLAGSREGMILVDMTTSDPSLAIEIAEAAKAIGAQAIDAPVSGGDLGARNAALSIMIGGDAETVRRVDPLFQLMGKTIVYQGGPGSGQHTKMVNQTLIASGMIAICEGLLYAHKVGLDIPTVLKSVSSGAAGSWSLSNLAPRMINGDFDPGFFVEHFLKDMKIALDEASKRNLALPGLALGYQLYHAVAAQGHRRDGTQALILALAKLNGFDWKNENR; from the coding sequence ATGACAGCTATTGAACCCGGCAAAACAAGGATCGGTTGGATCGGCACCGGAGTGATGGGGCACAGCATGTGTGGCCATCTGATCGACGCGGGATACCAAGCGACGGTCTACAATCGGTCAGCGGAAAAAGCACAAGGTTTGCTCGACAAAGGCGCCACGTTGGTCGATTCCCCCCAAGCGGTGGCGGAAAACAGCGACGTCGTGTTTACCATCGTGGGATTCCCCAGCGACGTTCGCGAGGTGATGCTCGGTGACCGAGGCGTGTTGGCCGGTTCGCGCGAGGGGATGATCTTGGTCGACATGACGACCAGCGATCCGAGTTTGGCGATCGAGATCGCCGAGGCGGCCAAGGCGATCGGTGCTCAGGCGATCGATGCCCCCGTCAGCGGCGGGGACCTGGGGGCACGCAACGCGGCTCTGTCGATCATGATCGGCGGTGATGCCGAGACGGTTCGTCGGGTCGATCCGCTGTTTCAACTGATGGGAAAAACCATCGTCTATCAAGGCGGTCCCGGATCCGGCCAGCACACCAAAATGGTCAACCAAACGTTGATCGCTAGCGGCATGATCGCGATTTGCGAAGGCCTGCTGTACGCGCACAAGGTCGGCTTGGACATCCCGACTGTGCTGAAAAGTGTCTCGTCGGGGGCCGCGGGTAGCTGGTCGCTTTCGAATCTTGCTCCGCGGATGATCAACGGCGACTTCGACCCGGGATTCTTCGTCGAGCATTTCTTGAAAGACATGAAGATCGCACTCGACGAAGCCTCCAAACGAAATCTCGCACTGCCAGGGCTCGCGCTCGGTTACCAACTGTATCATGCCGTTGCCGCCCAGGGACATCGACGCGATGGAACCCAAGCGTTGATTCTGGCACTCGCAAAACTGAATGGTTTTGACTGGAAGAACGAAAACCGCTAG
- a CDS encoding NADPH:quinone reductase, whose amino-acid sequence MKAAYITQTGPAESIQFGDLDGPAVGDGQVLIRNHAVSVNPIDTYVRSGLVAFELPNPFIPGSDAAGVVEAVGAGVDSFAVGDRIWCTNQGLLGRQGTFAQQIAVDAEWCFPLPDGVDFSTAAANALVGVTAHLGLFRCGAIQAGETVCVIGGTGGVGAMVVQMAKAAGASVITTAGTDEKYQRATELGADHVINYSTDSIAEGVKRLAPAGVNLFWETRRMPNFDEAVDLLAPRGRMVLMAGRDSRPEFPVGPFYVKECSLHGFVMFKASPQEMRRCADDMNCWMAEGKLQANIAHRLELAEAAEAHRIQEAENVGGKIVLTV is encoded by the coding sequence ATGAAAGCTGCTTACATCACTCAAACCGGGCCTGCCGAATCGATCCAATTCGGCGACCTGGACGGACCTGCGGTCGGCGACGGCCAGGTATTGATTCGCAATCACGCCGTCTCGGTCAATCCGATCGACACCTACGTGCGAAGCGGATTGGTGGCGTTCGAGTTGCCCAACCCGTTTATCCCCGGAAGCGACGCGGCCGGAGTCGTCGAAGCGGTGGGGGCGGGCGTTGATTCGTTTGCGGTCGGCGATCGGATCTGGTGCACCAACCAAGGCCTGTTGGGGCGTCAGGGAACGTTTGCCCAGCAGATCGCTGTCGATGCCGAGTGGTGTTTTCCCTTGCCCGACGGGGTCGATTTTTCCACCGCCGCTGCCAATGCGTTGGTGGGAGTGACGGCGCATCTCGGATTGTTCCGCTGCGGCGCGATCCAGGCGGGCGAAACGGTTTGCGTCATCGGTGGGACCGGCGGCGTCGGCGCGATGGTCGTGCAGATGGCCAAGGCGGCGGGCGCGTCGGTGATCACGACGGCGGGCACTGACGAAAAGTACCAGCGGGCGACCGAGTTGGGCGCCGATCACGTCATTAACTATTCGACCGATTCGATCGCCGAAGGCGTCAAACGGCTCGCGCCCGCAGGGGTGAATCTGTTTTGGGAAACACGTCGGATGCCGAACTTCGACGAGGCGGTCGATCTGCTGGCCCCTCGGGGCCGAATGGTGCTGATGGCCGGTCGCGATTCGAGGCCGGAGTTTCCAGTCGGACCGTTTTATGTCAAAGAGTGTTCGCTGCACGGGTTCGTGATGTTCAAAGCGTCGCCCCAGGAAATGCGGCGGTGTGCGGACGACATGAACTGCTGGATGGCCGAAGGGAAACTTCAAGCGAACATCGCCCACAGGCTTGAGTTGGCCGAGGCCGCCGAAGCCCATCGCATTCAAGAAGCCGAAAACGTCGGCGGAAAGATAGTGCTGACGGTGTGA
- the rsgA gene encoding ribosome small subunit-dependent GTPase A — protein sequence MARKKPKSNQSRVSFRKRHQGRVRDSDLTRQFNAGDQESLADAVKHERVSGKGDLTRKRTVVGVKADAPASADTTESNDAALISGRVLRAHGLHNTVLADDGRTFECSIRQVLKSLSIDGRGTVVAGDRVQFRSESETESELTGMIEFVAPRHGIISRQSRGQQHIIAANVDHLLIVTSAAEPTLKPALIDRFLLSAEQCGLNPVVIINKCDLVDPASLQPILGVYASLGYRVLLTSADRGTNIDYLKELLKGKQTALSGQSGVGKSSLLNAVQPGLGLAVSEVSKDNQKGRHTTTTSTLIPLQGEDAGWVFDTPGIRQFQLWDITAEEVAGLMPDLRPHVGACRYANCLHLSEDDCAVKDAVADGRIDARRYDSYCHLLENDLLI from the coding sequence ATGGCAAGAAAGAAACCGAAATCGAATCAATCTCGCGTCAGTTTTCGCAAGCGGCATCAGGGTCGCGTCCGGGACAGCGACCTGACCCGGCAATTCAACGCCGGTGACCAGGAATCGCTTGCCGACGCGGTCAAGCACGAACGGGTCAGCGGAAAAGGCGATTTGACACGCAAACGCACCGTCGTCGGTGTCAAAGCCGATGCGCCGGCGTCGGCCGACACCACGGAGTCCAACGATGCGGCGCTGATCAGCGGCCGCGTCCTCCGCGCCCACGGACTTCACAACACGGTGCTGGCCGACGACGGACGCACGTTTGAATGTTCCATCCGCCAGGTTCTCAAATCGCTCAGCATTGACGGACGCGGTACCGTTGTCGCCGGGGACCGAGTTCAATTTCGATCTGAATCGGAGACCGAGTCGGAATTGACCGGCATGATCGAATTCGTCGCCCCGCGGCACGGCATCATCAGCCGTCAAAGTCGCGGGCAGCAACACATCATTGCCGCCAACGTCGATCACCTGTTGATCGTCACCAGCGCCGCCGAACCGACCCTCAAACCGGCGTTGATCGACCGGTTTCTGCTGTCGGCCGAACAGTGCGGGTTGAACCCCGTGGTGATCATCAACAAGTGCGACTTGGTCGATCCCGCGTCGCTGCAGCCGATCCTGGGCGTTTACGCCTCGCTGGGCTACCGAGTCCTGCTGACCAGCGCCGACCGCGGCACGAACATCGATTACTTGAAAGAACTGCTGAAAGGCAAACAGACGGCGCTGTCCGGCCAAAGCGGCGTGGGAAAAAGCAGCCTGCTCAATGCCGTCCAGCCGGGGTTGGGGCTGGCGGTGTCGGAGGTCAGTAAAGACAACCAGAAAGGACGTCATACGACGACGACATCGACGCTGATCCCGCTGCAAGGCGAAGACGCGGGCTGGGTGTTCGACACGCCGGGAATTCGACAATTTCAACTGTGGGACATCACCGCCGAAGAGGTCGCCGGATTGATGCCCGATCTGCGTCCCCACGTCGGTGCCTGCCGCTATGCCAACTGCTTGCATCTGAGCGAAGACGACTGCGCCGTCAAAGATGCCGTCGCCGACGGACGTATCGACGCCCGCCGCTACGACTCCTACTGCCACCTACTGGAAAATGACTTGCTGATTTAG
- the acs gene encoding acetate--CoA ligase, which yields MSESSSGQIDHVLDESRLFPPPAEFTQKAVIGSIEQYDELYARARDDRDGFWRQEALEHLHWFQPFDQVCKWEPPHAEWFVGGKTNASYNCLDRNIELGLGDRPAIIWEGEPGDTRTLTYSELKTEVSKCAAALRELGIEAGDIVSIYMPMTPELAIAMLACARIGAIHSVIFAGFSAESIADRNQDAQAKMVITSDGLYRRGKVLPLKETVNEALEKSPSVETCLVLKRVGNDVVMKEGRDVWWHDVVDKQSGDLPAEPMDSEATLFILYTSGSTGKPKGIRHTTAGYNLWAKRTFQWVFDHRDDDVYWCTADCGWITGHSYIVYGPLSAGATCLMYEGAPNHPAEDRFWDLVEKYKVTILYTAPTAIRAFIKWGDQHVDKHDLSSLRLLGTVGEGINPEAWMWYHKKIGAEKCPIVDTWWQTETGGIMMSPLPGVTPTKPGSCTKPLPGVVPTILAEDGSAVDQEHGGKLCIQQPWPGMLRGVWGDDDRFVSTYWATFKDAYLTGDNARCDKDGYYWIMGRIDDVINVSGHRLSTIEVESALVSHPAVAEAAVVGRPDECKGEAIAAFVTVTDPNPGEELRQELRNHVRKQIGALAQPDDIRFAASVPKTRSGKIMRRLLRDIAAGREAVGDTSTLEDFTVLAQLREEES from the coding sequence ATGTCTGAATCTTCCTCTGGCCAGATCGACCACGTTCTTGACGAAAGCCGTCTCTTCCCCCCCCCGGCCGAATTCACTCAGAAGGCCGTGATCGGGTCGATCGAGCAATACGACGAACTTTATGCCCGAGCGCGCGACGATCGCGACGGATTTTGGCGTCAAGAAGCGCTGGAACATCTGCATTGGTTCCAGCCGTTTGATCAGGTTTGCAAATGGGAACCGCCACACGCGGAGTGGTTCGTCGGCGGCAAGACCAACGCCAGCTACAACTGCCTGGACCGCAACATCGAACTGGGGCTGGGCGACCGCCCGGCGATCATCTGGGAAGGCGAACCGGGCGATACACGCACGCTGACTTACAGCGAGTTGAAGACGGAGGTCAGCAAGTGTGCGGCCGCACTTCGTGAGTTGGGAATCGAGGCGGGAGACATCGTCAGCATTTACATGCCGATGACGCCGGAACTGGCGATCGCGATGTTGGCCTGTGCCCGGATCGGTGCCATCCACTCGGTCATCTTCGCGGGGTTCAGCGCCGAATCGATCGCCGACCGTAACCAAGACGCCCAAGCGAAAATGGTGATCACATCCGATGGGCTGTACCGGCGCGGGAAAGTGTTGCCATTGAAGGAGACCGTCAACGAGGCGCTGGAAAAGTCGCCGTCGGTGGAAACCTGTCTGGTGCTCAAACGCGTCGGAAACGACGTCGTCATGAAAGAGGGGCGCGACGTGTGGTGGCACGACGTCGTGGACAAGCAATCCGGCGACCTGCCGGCCGAACCGATGGACAGCGAAGCGACGCTGTTCATTCTGTATACCTCTGGCAGTACCGGAAAACCCAAGGGGATTCGTCATACGACGGCCGGATACAATCTGTGGGCCAAACGCACCTTCCAGTGGGTCTTTGACCATCGTGACGACGATGTTTACTGGTGCACGGCAGACTGCGGTTGGATCACCGGGCACAGCTACATCGTGTACGGTCCCCTGTCGGCCGGCGCGACATGTTTGATGTACGAGGGAGCGCCGAATCATCCCGCCGAAGACCGTTTTTGGGATCTGGTCGAAAAGTACAAGGTCACGATCTTGTATACCGCACCGACCGCGATCCGGGCCTTCATCAAATGGGGCGATCAGCACGTCGACAAACACGACTTGTCCAGCCTGCGTCTGCTCGGAACCGTCGGTGAAGGCATCAACCCCGAAGCCTGGATGTGGTACCACAAGAAGATCGGGGCGGAGAAGTGCCCGATCGTCGACACCTGGTGGCAAACGGAAACCGGTGGCATCATGATGAGCCCTCTGCCCGGAGTCACGCCCACCAAACCCGGTTCATGCACCAAGCCGCTGCCCGGCGTCGTCCCGACGATTCTGGCCGAAGACGGATCGGCGGTCGACCAAGAGCACGGCGGCAAGCTGTGCATCCAGCAACCTTGGCCGGGAATGTTGCGCGGTGTGTGGGGCGACGACGATCGCTTTGTCAGCACGTACTGGGCAACCTTCAAGGATGCGTACCTGACCGGAGACAACGCCCGTTGTGACAAGGACGGTTATTATTGGATCATGGGCCGAATCGACGACGTGATCAACGTTTCGGGGCACCGGCTGAGCACGATCGAAGTCGAAAGTGCGCTGGTCAGCCACCCCGCCGTGGCCGAAGCGGCCGTCGTCGGTCGTCCCGACGAGTGCAAGGGCGAAGCGATCGCCGCCTTCGTTACCGTGACCGATCCGAATCCCGGCGAAGAGCTGCGTCAGGAATTGCGGAACCATGTGCGAAAGCAGATCGGCGCACTGGCTCAACCCGATGACATTCGATTTGCCGCGTCGGTTCCGAAGACGCGGAGCGGCAAGATCATGCGGCGCCTGTTGCGTGACATCGCCGCCGGACGCGAGGCCGTCGGGGACACCAGCACGCTGGAAGATTTCACCGTCCTCGCACAGCTTCGCGAAGAAGAGTCGTAG
- a CDS encoding YeiH family protein, which produces MSTPSDGPAEASSSDIVEKPRLSTWEQMKTAEDWWAIWCAGLILLLAFAAVWASVPATFTESIQQGETVSLSSPLKSWLAKPGKWTENPVDAFYVAGSGEASATTTYRGVIGAFVVIGVLFTIAMRLRGKNAIGFLKAFPVVFLLATIAYVLAGQTVIKAYNLEYALWALLVGLVISNTIGTPSGLRPAIMTEFFIKTGLVLLGAEVLMSRLMALGIPGIGVAWVVTPIVLISTFIFGQKVLKIPSKSLNMVISADMSVCGVSAAIATAAACKAKKEELSLAIGLSLSFTVVMMILLPLAIKAMGLPDDVGGAWLGGTIDATGAVAVAGATLGEEALEVAATVKMIQNILIGVTAFCVATYWVTYVEKRSDAATPGVGEIWYRFPKFVLGFIAASVLFSILHASMTGGDVMIEAMIGGSTKTLRGWFFCLAFVCIGLETNFSQLLPYFRGGKPMILYVCGQSLNLLLTLVMAYLMFGVLFAEAGQ; this is translated from the coding sequence ATGAGCACGCCTTCCGACGGTCCCGCCGAAGCATCCAGTTCCGACATCGTTGAAAAGCCCCGCTTGAGCACCTGGGAACAGATGAAGACCGCCGAAGACTGGTGGGCGATCTGGTGTGCGGGGCTGATTCTATTGCTCGCGTTTGCCGCCGTTTGGGCATCCGTGCCCGCGACGTTCACCGAATCGATCCAGCAGGGCGAAACGGTTTCGCTGTCCAGCCCGCTGAAAAGTTGGCTGGCCAAGCCGGGAAAATGGACAGAAAACCCCGTCGACGCCTTTTACGTCGCCGGCAGCGGTGAAGCGAGTGCGACGACGACCTACCGCGGCGTGATCGGTGCGTTTGTGGTCATTGGTGTGTTGTTCACGATTGCGATGCGGCTGAGAGGCAAAAACGCGATCGGGTTCCTGAAGGCGTTTCCCGTTGTCTTTCTGTTGGCCACCATCGCTTACGTCCTGGCCGGCCAAACGGTCATCAAGGCGTACAACCTGGAATACGCGTTGTGGGCGTTGTTGGTGGGGTTGGTGATCAGCAACACGATCGGCACGCCAAGCGGGTTACGTCCGGCAATCATGACCGAGTTTTTCATCAAGACCGGTTTGGTCTTGCTGGGCGCGGAAGTCTTGATGAGTCGTTTGATGGCGCTGGGGATCCCCGGAATCGGCGTCGCTTGGGTCGTCACCCCGATCGTGTTGATCAGCACGTTCATCTTTGGACAAAAAGTACTGAAGATTCCGTCGAAGTCGCTGAATATGGTGATCAGCGCCGACATGTCGGTCTGCGGTGTTTCCGCGGCGATCGCGACGGCAGCGGCATGCAAAGCGAAGAAGGAAGAGCTGTCGCTGGCGATCGGGCTGTCGCTGTCGTTCACCGTGGTGATGATGATCTTGTTGCCCCTGGCGATCAAAGCGATGGGATTGCCCGATGACGTCGGCGGCGCCTGGTTGGGTGGGACGATCGACGCCACCGGCGCGGTCGCGGTCGCCGGTGCGACCCTGGGCGAAGAAGCCTTGGAAGTCGCGGCAACGGTGAAGATGATTCAAAACATCTTGATCGGCGTGACCGCCTTCTGCGTCGCAACCTATTGGGTCACGTACGTCGAAAAACGCAGCGACGCGGCGACGCCCGGCGTGGGCGAGATCTGGTACCGGTTCCCGAAGTTCGTACTCGGGTTCATCGCGGCGTCGGTGCTGTTTTCGATCCTGCACGCATCGATGACCGGCGGCGACGTGATGATCGAAGCGATGATCGGCGGGTCCACCAAAACACTTCGCGGCTGGTTCTTCTGCTTGGCGTTCGTTTGCATCGGCTTGGAAACCAACTTCAGTCAGTTGCTGCCCTACTTCCGTGGCGGAAAACCGATGATCCTGTACGTCTGTGGTCAGTCGCTGAACCTGCTGCTGACACTGGTCATGGCGTACCTGATGTTCGGCGTGCTGTTCGCCGAGGCAGGGCAATGA